From a single Mycolicibacterium mengxianglii genomic region:
- a CDS encoding GGDEF domain-containing protein yields MTRWSDRWSPRRWRRQRDHYDWLSGYLHARGMSASARVMMGTIAGGLALCLVAMQLSADGPVGAVPVAMTWIACAGGVAGALLWMWRWPTRRQSLMFGLVSNTSIALACLAHPDPLAALIGCVAFAIIGAYFAFFHSTRVVLYNFAVAATVGMVEAGRLAFSGHPVLGGVDLLLILQVNMAMPLAIRALVNALSVDLLHSDRDPLTGLYNRRSFEYKTLGLLVARDAGELYLTVAMVDLDRFKALNDTEGHLAGDRALVRVAQALRVNTAKSAVIARSGGEEFLVAYVSSHCQPKALAQQICDAIAALPDHVTASIGTACAPLAHNDDASHQALIARLTADADAAMYCAKRRGGNQVQHHDPEDAVE; encoded by the coding sequence ATGACGCGGTGGTCGGACCGCTGGTCGCCGAGACGGTGGCGGCGGCAACGCGACCACTACGACTGGCTCAGCGGCTACCTGCATGCGCGCGGAATGAGCGCATCCGCCCGCGTGATGATGGGCACCATCGCCGGCGGGCTGGCACTGTGCCTGGTCGCAATGCAACTCAGCGCTGACGGCCCCGTGGGCGCAGTGCCCGTGGCGATGACCTGGATCGCCTGCGCCGGCGGCGTCGCCGGGGCGCTGCTGTGGATGTGGCGGTGGCCCACCCGCAGGCAGTCGCTGATGTTCGGGCTGGTGTCGAACACGTCCATCGCCCTGGCCTGTCTGGCGCACCCCGACCCGCTGGCGGCACTCATCGGATGCGTTGCCTTCGCGATCATCGGCGCCTACTTCGCGTTCTTCCATTCGACCCGTGTGGTGCTGTACAACTTCGCGGTCGCGGCGACCGTGGGCATGGTCGAAGCCGGCAGGTTGGCATTTTCCGGACACCCGGTCCTCGGAGGCGTGGACCTGCTGTTGATCCTGCAGGTCAACATGGCAATGCCGCTGGCGATCCGTGCCCTCGTCAACGCACTGAGCGTCGATCTGCTGCACTCGGATCGTGACCCCCTGACCGGCTTGTACAACCGGCGCTCATTCGAGTACAAAACGCTCGGGCTGTTGGTGGCGCGCGACGCCGGTGAGCTCTACCTGACTGTTGCGATGGTCGACCTGGACCGCTTCAAGGCACTCAACGACACCGAGGGCCACCTCGCCGGAGACCGGGCGCTGGTTCGCGTGGCGCAGGCGCTGCGGGTCAACACCGCGAAATCTGCGGTGATCGCACGCAGTGGCGGCGAGGAGTTCCTCGTCGCCTATGTGTCCTCGCACTGTCAGCCCAAGGCGCTTGCCCAGCAGATCTGCGACGCGATCGCCGCACTGCCCGACCATGTCACCGCCAGCATCGGAACTGCCTGCGCGCCGCTGGCGCACAACGACGACGCCAGCCATCAGGCCCTGATCGCCCGCTTGACGGCCGACGCCGATGCCGCGATGTACTGCGCCAAGCGCAGGGGCGGAAATCAGGTTCAACATCACGACCCTGAAGACGCGGTGGAGTGA
- a CDS encoding sodium:solute symporter, protein MGKPIDIAIIVIYLSAMLAFGFWGKTRTKDSADFLVAGRRLGPALYTGTMAAVVLGGASTVGGVGLGYEYGLSGMWLVVAIAVGLLLLSLLFAGPIQRLKVYTVAQMLQLRYGVDATSASGLVMVAYTLMLSVTSTIAYATVFNVLFGTGRTVSVIIGGVVVMLYSSIGGMWSITLTDMVQFILKTIGIFFLLLPFTWNEAGGLDGIRERAGDTVFDLGAIGTQTIITFFVVYSFGMLIGQDIWQRVFTARTPTVAKWGGTAAAIYCLLYGVAGALIGTAASTFLTDVEASDDVYAQIAETILPVGISGLVLAAAVAAMMSTASGALIATATVARTDVKPLLLRLIGRRGPDQTPDAERDVHSDRLYVVVLGIAVIVIAALLNDVVAALTIAYDILVGGLLVAILGGFVWKRATGAGALCSMAAGTVTTLVTMVVVGDVLANEPIYYGLAASLVAYVVGSLATSRTPAGVLQNWDARLAGRESTDAVPRDQAGHV, encoded by the coding sequence ATGGGCAAGCCCATCGACATCGCCATCATCGTCATCTACCTGTCCGCCATGTTGGCGTTCGGCTTCTGGGGCAAGACCCGGACCAAGGACTCCGCCGACTTCCTGGTGGCGGGCCGAAGGCTGGGACCGGCGCTCTACACCGGGACCATGGCTGCCGTCGTCCTCGGTGGCGCCTCCACCGTCGGCGGTGTCGGCCTCGGGTATGAGTACGGCCTGTCCGGGATGTGGCTCGTCGTTGCCATCGCGGTGGGGCTGTTGTTGCTCAGCCTGTTGTTCGCCGGCCCCATTCAGCGCTTGAAGGTCTACACGGTGGCGCAGATGCTGCAGCTGCGTTACGGCGTCGACGCGACATCGGCGTCGGGATTGGTGATGGTCGCCTACACCCTGATGCTGTCGGTGACGTCCACGATCGCCTACGCCACCGTCTTCAATGTGCTGTTCGGCACGGGGCGGACCGTGTCGGTCATCATCGGCGGCGTCGTCGTCATGCTCTACTCGTCGATCGGCGGAATGTGGTCGATCACGCTCACCGATATGGTCCAGTTCATCCTCAAGACCATCGGCATCTTCTTCCTGCTGCTGCCGTTCACCTGGAATGAGGCCGGCGGACTCGACGGCATCCGGGAACGTGCCGGCGACACGGTGTTCGACCTCGGCGCCATCGGCACCCAGACCATCATCACGTTCTTCGTCGTGTACAGCTTCGGCATGCTGATCGGGCAGGACATCTGGCAGCGGGTGTTCACCGCCCGCACCCCCACGGTGGCGAAGTGGGGCGGCACGGCCGCCGCGATCTACTGCCTGCTCTACGGTGTCGCCGGCGCGCTCATCGGAACGGCAGCGTCGACCTTCCTCACCGACGTCGAAGCCAGTGACGATGTGTACGCCCAGATCGCCGAGACCATCCTGCCCGTCGGCATCAGCGGTCTCGTCCTGGCCGCGGCGGTGGCAGCGATGATGTCCACCGCCTCCGGCGCGCTGATCGCCACGGCCACCGTGGCGCGCACCGACGTCAAGCCCCTGCTGCTGCGCCTGATCGGCCGACGCGGTCCCGACCAGACCCCGGACGCCGAACGCGACGTGCACTCCGACCGGCTCTACGTCGTGGTGCTCGGTATCGCGGTCATCGTGATCGCCGCGCTGCTCAACGACGTCGTCGCCGCCCTGACGATCGCCTACGACATCCTCGTGGGTGGTCTGCTGGTCGCGATCCTCGGAGGGTTCGTATGGAAGCGCGCGACCGGCGCCGGTGCGCTGTGTTCCATGGCCGCCGGGACCGTCACGACCCTGGTGACGATGGTGGTCGTCGGTGACGTCCTGGCCAATGAGCCCATTTACTACGGCCTGGCCGCCAGCCTGGTCGCCTATGTCGTCGGCAGCCTGGCCACCTCGCGGACCCCGGCGGGTGTGCTGCAGAACTGGGACGCCCGGCTGGCCGGCCGGGAGTCGACCGACGCGGTACCCCGCGATCAAGCCGGACACGTCTGA
- a CDS encoding thiamine pyrophosphate-binding protein — protein MGEHLRNGGDVVVETLTALGVSHVFGIPGQHALGLFDAIRRSALQFVSSRVENNSAFEADGYTRATGDVGVLFLSTGPGALTALGALQEAYATGVPLLVITSQVPRAGLGLRRGMLHQLDDQQRSATNVTKSTAVARQAAEIPTLLADAWSQARSAPAGPTWVEIPEDVLLEATRVPPVTSVITTVTDRPARGELITEAAALLDAARQPVILAGGGVRRSPGGPEALVALAEAIDAPVVSTVGGKGAIRFDHRLSAASWIEDRHTTELLENADVLLAVGTSLGEVTSNYFTLRPRGRLIHIDAEPRVLEANHPGLGIHADAAAALHALAKTVTQRDSGRGEHIAMDLRKSVQRRLSEQDLDLELALMRDLRAAVPAAAHTFWDMTIAGYWAWSAWDPLDGAFHSAQGAGGLGFAYPAALGAAIGSGERTFAVSGDGGAMYSIAELATARQHNAEVTWLIVDDGGYGILREYMTDAFGAPTATELSRPDFAALARSFGIPAFQATPDDVGAVISETFATTGPAVVVLPALLHMFAPTHH, from the coding sequence GTGGGTGAGCATCTCCGCAACGGCGGCGACGTCGTTGTCGAAACACTTACGGCCCTCGGTGTTTCGCATGTTTTCGGGATCCCCGGTCAGCACGCCCTCGGGTTGTTCGACGCGATCCGGCGCAGTGCCCTGCAGTTTGTGAGCTCCCGGGTGGAGAACAACTCCGCGTTCGAAGCCGACGGTTACACGCGGGCTACCGGCGACGTCGGGGTGCTGTTCCTGTCCACCGGCCCCGGCGCGTTGACTGCCCTGGGAGCACTGCAGGAGGCCTACGCCACCGGAGTGCCGCTACTGGTGATCACCAGCCAGGTGCCGCGGGCCGGACTGGGCCTGCGCAGGGGCATGTTGCACCAGCTCGACGACCAACAGCGCAGCGCGACCAACGTCACCAAGAGCACTGCGGTGGCCCGCCAGGCCGCTGAGATCCCGACGCTGCTGGCCGACGCGTGGAGCCAGGCCCGGTCCGCACCGGCCGGGCCCACCTGGGTCGAGATCCCCGAAGACGTGCTGCTGGAAGCCACCCGGGTGCCACCGGTGACCTCGGTGATCACAACGGTCACCGACCGGCCCGCACGCGGTGAACTCATCACCGAGGCCGCCGCACTGCTCGATGCCGCACGGCAGCCGGTGATCCTGGCAGGCGGCGGGGTCCGTCGCTCGCCCGGCGGACCCGAAGCACTGGTGGCACTCGCGGAAGCCATTGACGCACCGGTGGTTTCGACCGTCGGCGGAAAGGGCGCCATCCGGTTCGACCATCGACTGTCGGCCGCCTCGTGGATCGAGGACCGCCACACCACCGAACTCCTCGAGAACGCCGACGTGCTGCTCGCGGTGGGCACCTCGCTGGGCGAGGTCACCAGCAACTACTTCACCCTGCGCCCGCGCGGCCGGCTCATCCACATCGATGCCGAGCCCCGCGTCCTGGAAGCCAACCACCCCGGCCTGGGAATCCACGCCGACGCCGCCGCGGCCCTGCACGCGCTGGCCAAGACCGTCACCCAACGGGACAGCGGCCGCGGTGAGCACATTGCAATGGATCTTCGAAAGTCGGTGCAGCGCAGGCTGTCCGAGCAGGATCTCGACCTCGAGCTGGCGCTGATGCGCGATCTGCGGGCAGCTGTTCCCGCGGCCGCACACACCTTCTGGGATATGACGATCGCCGGCTACTGGGCATGGTCGGCCTGGGATCCACTCGACGGCGCCTTCCATTCCGCGCAAGGCGCCGGCGGGCTCGGATTCGCCTACCCGGCGGCCCTGGGCGCGGCGATCGGTTCTGGAGAGCGGACGTTCGCGGTCTCCGGCGACGGCGGCGCGATGTACTCGATCGCCGAACTGGCCACCGCCCGCCAGCACAACGCCGAGGTCACCTGGCTGATCGTCGACGACGGCGGTTACGGGATCCTGCGCGAATACATGACCGACGCGTTCGGTGCGCCCACCGCCACCGAACTGTCCCGGCCCGACTTCGCAGCACTTGCACGGAGTTTCGGCATCCCCGCATTCCAGGCGACCCCCGACGACGTCGGTGCGGTCATCTCCGAGACGTTCGCCACCACGGGCCCGGCCGTTGTCGTCCTGCCTGCACTGCTGCACATGTTCGCCCCCACCCACCACTGA
- the speB gene encoding agmatinase, whose product MSPIGPVDASKNPRFAGIASFARLPRLEDVPSADVVVVGVPFDSGVSYRPGARFGPSHVRESSRLIRPYNPGLDVSPFDIAQVVDAGDIAANPFNINEAIETIEAAALDLTAGGARLVTIGGDHTIALPLLRAAANRHGPVALVHFDAHLDTWDTYFGAEYTHGTPFRRAVEEGILDTEALSHVGIRGPLYGKKDLEDDRRFGFGIVTSSDVYYQGVREVVDKLRQRLGNRPVYVSIDIDVLDPAHAPGTGTPEAGGVTSRELLEIVRGFRGLNVIGADVVEVAPAYDHAQLTGVAASHVAYDLVSLLALRHDEASGG is encoded by the coding sequence ATGAGCCCGATCGGTCCCGTCGACGCCTCGAAGAACCCGCGGTTCGCCGGCATCGCCTCTTTCGCCCGGCTGCCCCGGTTGGAGGACGTCCCGTCGGCCGATGTCGTGGTCGTGGGCGTTCCGTTCGACTCCGGGGTGTCCTACCGGCCCGGCGCGCGCTTCGGTCCCAGCCACGTCCGGGAATCCTCGCGACTGATCCGGCCGTACAACCCCGGGCTGGACGTCTCCCCCTTCGACATCGCCCAGGTCGTCGACGCCGGTGACATCGCGGCGAATCCGTTCAACATCAACGAGGCCATCGAGACCATCGAAGCCGCCGCACTCGATCTCACCGCCGGCGGCGCCCGGCTGGTGACCATCGGCGGTGATCACACGATCGCCCTGCCACTGCTGCGCGCGGCCGCCAACCGGCACGGGCCCGTCGCACTGGTGCACTTCGATGCGCACCTGGACACCTGGGACACCTACTTCGGCGCCGAATACACCCACGGGACGCCGTTCCGCCGCGCGGTCGAGGAAGGCATCCTCGACACCGAGGCACTCAGCCATGTCGGCATCCGCGGTCCGCTGTACGGCAAGAAGGATCTCGAAGACGACCGGCGCTTCGGTTTCGGGATCGTCACCTCATCTGACGTCTACTACCAGGGTGTGCGCGAGGTCGTCGACAAGCTGAGGCAGCGCCTGGGCAACCGGCCGGTGTACGTGTCCATCGACATCGACGTGCTCGACCCCGCCCACGCACCGGGCACCGGCACCCCCGAGGCCGGCGGCGTCACCAGCCGTGAGCTCCTGGAGATCGTGCGCGGCTTCCGTGGCCTCAACGTGATCGGCGCCGACGTCGTGGAAGTCGCCCCCGCCTACGACCACGCGCAGCTGACCGGCGTCGCGGCCTCGCATGTGGCCTACGACCTGGTGTCACTGTTGGCATTGCGCCACGACGAGGCCTCCGGTGGGTGA
- a CDS encoding purine-cytosine permease family protein, with protein sequence MTATADGPHPGLSAPPKITEVETHGVEPIPDAERSAGPLDLFRLVFGGANTIATVVLGSFPIIFGLSFRDALLATLAGLVLGAIILAPMALFGPRNGTNNAVSSSAHLGVHGRVVGSFLSLLTAVAFFSISVWTSGDVLVGGASRAVGMDPNAAPNDVAVGVAYGIFALLVLIVCIYGFRFMLLVNKVAVIAATVLFLLGIIAFGGTFDPGYAGIFGADADAATNALYWPSFVGAALIVMSNPVSFGAFLGDWARYIPRETPAWKSMSAAFLAQIATLVPFLFGLVTATVVATNASTYMEEGNYVGGLLAVSPGWYFIPVCLIALIGGMSTGTTALYGTGLDFSSVFPRFSRVQATVLIGAIAIAFIFVGRFAFNVVQSISTFAVLIVTCTAPWMVVMMIGWFVRRGWYDSDALQVFNRRQRGGRYWFTHGWNWRGLGAWLVSAALSICFVNLPGQFVGPLGNLAAGIDLSIPVGLGLAAVLYPALLFAFPEPADAFGPDGPRVVPAGPPANTPIISVDTPSETAAVR encoded by the coding sequence ATGACCGCAACCGCTGACGGACCGCACCCGGGGCTCTCGGCGCCACCGAAGATCACCGAGGTCGAAACACACGGTGTGGAGCCCATTCCCGATGCCGAACGCAGCGCCGGCCCACTGGATCTGTTCCGACTCGTGTTCGGCGGCGCCAACACCATCGCCACCGTCGTGCTCGGCAGTTTCCCGATCATCTTCGGGCTGTCCTTCCGGGACGCACTGCTGGCGACGCTGGCGGGCCTGGTCCTCGGCGCGATCATCCTGGCGCCCATGGCATTGTTCGGTCCGCGGAACGGCACGAACAACGCCGTCTCCTCGTCGGCGCACCTGGGGGTGCACGGCCGGGTCGTCGGCTCCTTCCTGTCCCTGCTGACGGCGGTCGCGTTCTTCTCCATCTCGGTGTGGACCTCCGGTGACGTGCTGGTCGGCGGCGCCAGCCGGGCGGTCGGCATGGACCCGAACGCGGCCCCCAACGATGTCGCCGTCGGCGTCGCCTACGGCATCTTTGCGCTGCTGGTGCTCATCGTCTGCATCTACGGCTTCCGCTTCATGCTGCTGGTGAACAAGGTGGCGGTGATCGCGGCCACCGTGCTGTTCCTGCTCGGCATCATCGCGTTCGGCGGAACCTTCGACCCGGGCTACGCGGGTATCTTCGGCGCCGACGCCGACGCCGCCACCAACGCGCTCTACTGGCCGTCCTTCGTCGGTGCCGCGCTGATCGTGATGTCGAATCCGGTGTCCTTCGGCGCTTTTCTCGGCGACTGGGCGCGGTACATCCCCCGCGAGACGCCGGCCTGGAAGTCGATGTCGGCGGCGTTCCTGGCCCAGATCGCGACGCTGGTGCCGTTCCTGTTCGGCCTTGTCACCGCCACGGTGGTGGCCACCAATGCCTCGACCTACATGGAGGAGGGCAACTACGTCGGCGGTCTGCTGGCGGTGTCCCCGGGCTGGTACTTCATTCCGGTCTGCCTGATCGCCCTGATCGGCGGTATGTCGACCGGCACCACGGCGCTCTACGGCACCGGCCTCGACTTCTCCAGCGTGTTCCCCCGCTTCAGCCGCGTACAGGCCACCGTCTTGATCGGCGCGATCGCGATCGCATTCATCTTCGTCGGACGCTTCGCTTTCAATGTGGTGCAGAGCATTTCGACGTTCGCGGTCCTGATCGTCACCTGCACGGCGCCGTGGATGGTGGTGATGATGATCGGCTGGTTCGTCCGCCGCGGCTGGTACGACTCCGATGCGCTGCAGGTCTTCAACCGTCGCCAGCGTGGCGGACGGTACTGGTTCACCCACGGCTGGAACTGGCGGGGGCTCGGCGCCTGGCTGGTGTCGGCGGCCCTGAGCATCTGCTTCGTCAACCTGCCCGGGCAGTTCGTGGGTCCCCTCGGCAATCTCGCCGCAGGCATCGATCTGAGCATCCCGGTGGGACTGGGACTTGCCGCCGTCCTCTACCCCGCACTGTTGTTCGCCTTCCCGGAACCGGCCGACGCGTTCGGCCCCGACGGTCCCCGCGTGGTGCCGGCCGGGCCACCGGCGAACACCCCCATCATCTCCGTGGACACCCCCTCGGAAACCGCGGCCGTCCGATAA
- a CDS encoding YybH family protein → MPELTSEQVMTATDALVAAFGATDTAAYFACFSPDATFVFHPEPARLDNRAAYEALWASWVDSGWRVISCTSSDRLIQLLGDTAVLTHTVDTVTSAAGHETATRERESIVYKLDDNRVIAVHEHLSPVPPDRTETR, encoded by the coding sequence ATGCCCGAGCTGACCAGCGAACAGGTGATGACGGCGACCGACGCGCTGGTCGCCGCGTTCGGCGCCACCGACACCGCGGCCTATTTCGCCTGCTTCTCCCCGGACGCGACGTTCGTGTTCCACCCCGAGCCTGCCCGGCTGGACAATCGCGCCGCCTATGAGGCGCTGTGGGCGTCCTGGGTGGACAGCGGCTGGCGCGTGATCTCGTGCACCAGCAGCGACCGGCTGATCCAATTGCTCGGCGACACCGCCGTACTGACGCACACCGTCGACACCGTCACCTCCGCAGCCGGGCACGAAACTGCCACCCGCGAACGCGAGTCCATCGTCTACAAGCTGGACGACAATCGGGTGATCGCGGTCCACGAGCACCTCTCTCCCGTCCCGCCTGACAGAACGGAAACGCGATGA
- a CDS encoding Lrp/AsnC family transcriptional regulator: MDKIDEAIVELLEVDGRLTHREIARTVGLSRSTAAARVQRLIASGQVIVRGAVHPAVIGRGELAHVSLTLGGPAAPIAAAISRRDDVPFLSLTTGTYGLVAEVRAGSAREIDQTITELRSLDGVLGVNTLTYVEVVRDVIGPVGDVRTDIDDVDRALLRTLQDDGRASYVDLAAAVGLSPAGARRRVVRLVESQVVRIGAVVRHSGQDRQSAMGLGVRLSGRHEQVVAALTAMKSAIFVARTVGRFDVLVTVRAFSNAQLVDSLDAVRALPGVAAVESWTHLEVVKESYAAGFVAPELGNSPRADAGRLTVSIDAEGSSE; this comes from the coding sequence GTGGACAAGATCGACGAGGCGATCGTGGAACTCCTCGAAGTCGACGGCCGCCTGACGCACCGCGAGATCGCGCGCACCGTCGGCCTGTCCCGGTCGACGGCAGCGGCACGCGTCCAGCGGCTCATCGCCAGCGGGCAGGTGATCGTCCGCGGCGCTGTGCACCCGGCGGTGATCGGCCGGGGCGAGTTGGCGCACGTCAGCCTGACACTGGGCGGGCCCGCGGCGCCCATCGCCGCGGCTATCAGCCGGCGTGACGACGTGCCGTTCCTGTCATTGACCACCGGGACATACGGGTTGGTCGCCGAGGTGCGCGCCGGGTCCGCCCGTGAGATCGACCAGACGATCACCGAGCTGCGGTCCCTGGACGGGGTGCTCGGTGTCAACACCCTGACCTACGTCGAGGTGGTTCGCGACGTCATCGGGCCGGTGGGCGACGTGCGTACTGACATCGACGACGTCGATCGGGCGCTGCTGCGCACCCTGCAGGACGACGGACGCGCGTCCTACGTCGACCTCGCCGCGGCGGTCGGACTGTCCCCGGCGGGCGCGCGCCGCCGGGTGGTGCGTCTGGTGGAATCGCAGGTCGTGCGCATCGGTGCCGTAGTGCGCCATTCCGGGCAGGACCGGCAGAGCGCGATGGGACTCGGGGTGCGCCTGTCCGGCCGGCACGAACAGGTGGTCGCCGCCTTGACCGCGATGAAATCGGCGATCTTCGTGGCGCGCACCGTCGGCCGTTTCGATGTGCTCGTGACTGTTCGGGCGTTCTCCAATGCCCAACTGGTGGACTCCCTGGATGCGGTCCGGGCGCTGCCGGGCGTCGCGGCGGTGGAGAGCTGGACTCATCTGGAGGTCGTCAAGGAAAGCTACGCCGCCGGATTTGTTGCGCCGGAACTCGGCAATTCGCCACGCGCGGACGCTGGGCGGCTTACCGTTTCGATCGATGCAGAGGGCAGCTCCGAGTGA
- a CDS encoding TRAP transporter permease — translation MQRAAPSEPGDSPVGSAVASSEAEPPPAASALTSGAIPQVDDQERPGRELGGRVNRFVAVVAFGVAILTIWQVFRPLAQGSQFYLIVFLAGTLPLIFLVYRSGWGRLDPADRPGVLDWVLAVVSLLVCLYPVLPVPLGSGGGGYNAFLDRQGLLEPADIVMGTLLLVLILEACRRTTGWALPVVGGAFLAYGYYGGLLPQGWTIAHAGLDFSQIIDALYNSGSGFFGTPLDVAATYIVLFTIYGAVLELSGGARFFVALSVAAFRRSRSAAGRTTVASGFLLGTVSGSGTATAVTVGAVTWPIMRQAGYTAERAGGVLAAAGVGALLSPPTLGAAAFIVAEYLQVSYLVVLGWATIPTVLYYLGIMLAVEIDARRFGMRRTDVEAESPWKLLARFGYHFSSLIAIVVLLAVGVSATRAVVYATALAFVLSFLDRRGRLTPRRLFSALSSGVRGVLPVVAVCAAAGVITAMTTKTGLGAQFSSLLISGVSAVTDNRTLMLALTAVLAAVALALLGLAVPVTASFVIGWVIIGPALLALDVPAPAAAMFVFYYSVLSEVTPPTALAAVGASAVTGGRAIPTMWQALRYAAPAFLVPIAFVLTKPGEYLLGRGPVLGVAWVLMAAGVGIVALSFAVGGWVLGVGATRVPARVLAAAAALLLLFLQPFTIVAGLACLLGAAALTFIDQRRST, via the coding sequence ATGCAGAGGGCAGCTCCGAGTGAGCCCGGCGACTCGCCGGTGGGGTCGGCTGTGGCGTCATCCGAAGCCGAGCCGCCACCGGCTGCGTCAGCTCTGACCTCTGGGGCGATACCGCAGGTCGACGACCAGGAGCGGCCGGGCCGGGAGCTCGGTGGCCGGGTGAACCGGTTTGTCGCGGTGGTCGCCTTCGGCGTCGCGATACTCACCATCTGGCAGGTGTTCCGGCCTCTGGCCCAGGGCAGCCAGTTTTACCTGATCGTCTTCCTTGCCGGCACGCTGCCGCTGATCTTCCTGGTGTACCGGTCGGGTTGGGGCCGGCTCGATCCGGCCGATCGTCCCGGTGTGCTGGACTGGGTGCTCGCGGTGGTCAGCCTGCTGGTCTGCCTGTACCCGGTGCTGCCCGTACCACTGGGATCCGGAGGCGGGGGCTACAACGCCTTCCTGGATCGGCAGGGTCTGCTCGAACCGGCCGACATCGTCATGGGCACGCTGTTGCTGGTTCTCATCCTGGAGGCGTGCCGGCGCACCACGGGATGGGCGCTGCCGGTGGTGGGCGGGGCGTTTCTGGCGTACGGCTACTACGGCGGGTTGCTGCCGCAGGGCTGGACCATCGCGCATGCCGGCCTGGATTTCTCCCAGATCATCGACGCGCTGTACAACTCGGGCAGCGGCTTTTTCGGCACCCCCCTCGATGTCGCGGCGACCTACATCGTGCTGTTCACCATCTACGGGGCGGTGCTGGAACTCTCCGGTGGCGCCCGGTTCTTCGTGGCGCTGTCGGTAGCGGCCTTCCGCAGGTCGCGCAGCGCCGCCGGCCGCACCACCGTGGCCTCGGGGTTCCTGCTGGGCACGGTATCGGGGTCGGGCACCGCGACCGCTGTCACCGTCGGTGCGGTCACCTGGCCGATCATGCGGCAGGCGGGCTACACCGCGGAGCGCGCCGGCGGCGTGCTGGCAGCCGCGGGGGTGGGTGCGCTGCTGTCACCGCCGACACTGGGCGCTGCGGCCTTCATTGTGGCCGAATATCTTCAGGTCTCCTATCTGGTGGTGCTGGGCTGGGCCACCATCCCGACGGTGCTCTACTACCTCGGCATCATGCTCGCCGTCGAGATCGACGCCCGCCGGTTCGGTATGCGCAGGACCGACGTCGAGGCCGAGTCCCCCTGGAAACTGTTGGCCCGCTTCGGGTATCACTTCTCCTCGCTGATCGCCATCGTGGTGTTGCTGGCCGTCGGGGTGTCGGCCACCCGTGCGGTCGTATACGCCACCGCACTGGCCTTCGTGTTGTCCTTCCTCGACCGCCGCGGACGGCTGACCCCGCGGCGGCTGTTCAGCGCACTCAGTTCCGGAGTCCGGGGCGTGTTGCCGGTGGTGGCGGTGTGCGCCGCGGCGGGGGTCATCACGGCGATGACCACCAAAACAGGTCTGGGGGCGCAGTTTTCCTCGCTACTGATCAGTGGGGTCAGTGCCGTGACCGACAACCGCACCCTGATGCTGGCCCTGACGGCGGTACTCGCGGCGGTGGCACTGGCGCTGCTGGGGTTGGCCGTCCCGGTGACCGCGTCGTTTGTCATCGGCTGGGTGATCATCGGGCCGGCACTGCTGGCACTCGACGTGCCTGCGCCCGCGGCGGCGATGTTCGTCTTCTACTATTCGGTGCTCTCGGAGGTCACCCCGCCGACGGCACTGGCGGCCGTGGGCGCCTCGGCCGTCACGGGTGGGCGGGCGATCCCGACGATGTGGCAGGCATTGCGGTACGCGGCCCCGGCATTCCTGGTGCCCATCGCGTTTGTGCTGACCAAGCCGGGGGAGTACCTGCTGGGCCGGGGCCCGGTGCTCGGCGTTGCCTGGGTGTTGATGGCGGCGGGTGTGGGGATCGTCGCGCTGTCCTTCGCTGTGGGCGGCTGGGTGCTGGGCGTCGGGGCGACCAGGGTGCCCGCACGGGTGCTCGCCGCCGCGGCGGCATTGCTGTTGCTGTTCTTGCAGCCGTTCACCATCGTGGCCGGACTGGCGTGCCTGCTCGGCGCGGCCGCGCTCACCTTTATCGACCAAAGGAGATCGACATGA